Part of the Bombina bombina isolate aBomBom1 chromosome 8, aBomBom1.pri, whole genome shotgun sequence genome is shown below.
aacacatatttatgaaatatctatgtttaaaaaaggtcttaactatgtatttactgcaagtatttcacattccaatgttctgcatatagagaaatatgttcaaagtatttataaatagatattccgatatatatctgtatatatctttacctatatataatcatttatacttataggtataaatatatattgcaccaaaataaaatcagatatatgtagaaataagtatttatgaatacatagaacatattctgctatgtgaaaaacattagaatatgaaatattcatattttccagTCGTTTAGTACCcttaagaatatgcgatcgtgtttgagcGCAAGTAAGGTTTTTATCCACTTTTTTGTTCTTTTGActattctaagttcgtctttttacgTGGGTCGGGTTAGCGCctgaacgaaaacagtttactttaaacttgtaatatgagccctacccgacacgcgcaaacagcttacttctagctgagttatcacttgagcgggagtgttaATGCTGAATTTGTAATTTGGCCCAAAACTTTTATTGACTTCAAGGAACAGGATATAATCTGTGTAttaataacatgtaaatgtagATTTGAAGGTGAAAAATATTCAGCTTGTCATGTACATCTTATATAAAAAGCAGCATTGTTTTTTTGATAATATATTATCCATTAGAGGTGTGCAGCCCAGACATTTTCGTTGCAGACAAAATTTTCATTACAAATATTCATAgaaattagtttccctgaatatttggtgGCTTTGCTATTTGGTATAAGTTTCTTTAAAATGAATATAAAGGATTCAAagttacaggtgaaaagttcaccggTAGCTACAATAGTAACAGTACTTACATTAATacgtcagtatttatttgttttctttcattttctttggtgCCTCCATTCAGATTTTCGTCTCTATTATCCATAAATAAGTGTATGAAATGAAAGtctttttttaacacatatttaataatatttaaagaataacaataagcCATTATTTATTACTTGTACAAATGTAGGCTAGGAAGAGGTTAATTTGATTATTCACAATTTCAGCACATGGGTGTAGATCATATGAACCATAAGCATTAGTCATGTCCCATGCATCGATCATACCAATGTTAAGATCCTTAAAGATATTCTTAGCTATCTTATACTGTATATAGCCATTAAAGTCACTAAATGTTTCCAAATCACTTTCTTTTTCCCGATTGTTTTCTGTTTTAAAGAACACTTGAGTGCCTGGGCTACGCAGAAGGAGGCGCTCCAAAGCTTGTCTCACGTTGAGCATTCTTCTGATAAACAGGGAGAGAGGGAATGGTCTGAAATGATGTCCAAGGGTGATGACAACTATAATGTTTGGACCGCCAGATACATTATCAATTTCATGGGCAACATAAGAGTAGCTTTTTACAGTGAAATAATTATCATACAAAAAGGGGTGTCCATGCTTCTTCCAGTATATGTAGATATTTCTGCTCACATCTAGCGCCAAGGATGGACTATCCCATTCACTCTCATGGATGTCAAAAAATTTTAGTGctagaaatgcaaaaagaaaactTTTAAGTGGGAGATGTCTTTCATTAGATATTGCTTTTTCTTTTTGGCATACTTTGTAGACTCCTTTATATTAAGTACAGAGGGAAAAAATGGTGTCTAACAGGTTTTTGATGATCTTCTACTATGTATTTGAACGGTTTGGTTTAATTTTTACATGATAAAAACCATAGTAAACATCAAATGTGAGCAACTTCATCTTTTGAGAGCCATACCACTAttaaaattatttgcaaaaaaagTATATGCCTGAACTAAACTACTAGCTAAGCTATTGAATTTGATTTTGTTAAACGTCCAAACTGTATTAAGGTAGGATTCGTGAGATACACTTAAATTCAAGAAATATCACTCTATTTAACAAACTTCTTTCCATATTCACACTCAACTGTCTAAATTTTAACATTTCATTGCAAATTTCCTATTCAAAGTAGtcataattattttaatagtaGTTCCTGTTATTTTTAACAATTCAAACAAAAACATTGAATAATTTAAACATGAATATTGATACTTACATGGCATAAGTTTTGTAAAACGAGTCATCCACTGATATATAGTAGAATCACCTAATAGATAAACCATTTTTCTGGTCAAACATGTTTCAGCCTGCGATATGAAGCTAAATGACGTCAGGTTACAGAAAACAGGATTCCAAATTCCTTTCAAGAAATAGCCACTGGGAAATGAAGTGGGCACCCCAGGTTTGCATTTTGGTTCTAAATGTgcacttcttcctttaaaaaaagtaGGTAGGTACAATGATGATCTATATAGATGTGATCAGGAATGGTGGGTATATGAAAGTTCTCATGGTCTTTGAGgtgaaaacaaacaaaaagcagATTGTTTCTGAGTGATGCTAGACAGTTATAGATAGACTAGAGGCAGGATAAGTGAGCTTCAAATTATAGTGATTTActagaaataaataaatctctAAATGTTAATCCAGAAAGGATTGATTAGAGGGTGCATAACAATTGGCAGATGTAGGGACATACAAAAGATGTATtatgatgtttaaccccttaaagaccagacagttcagacaaaaacttccccaaaagaccaaagcatttttagcatttttgccatcattacatataaacagaaaaagagccttttttattttttttatttacctatcaaaactatattttattttagtagacaacccaaattattgatctaggcccattttggtatatttcatgcca
Proteins encoded:
- the LOC128639037 gene encoding NXPE family member 1-like, with the translated sequence MKCPDKKSYPESVLEMGQRETQVTITRLLDEVRHMIPDVQFTHFNDTTSAYYSKATLIDPHIKYCVGDHMIFQVEAYDYLRKRKKYGGDFIRGRIYSPELKASASGDVTDWGNGTYNINFTLFWEGKVKISILLHHSSEIVSALWRVRNIDYLKKRFRGKFINNGKQLITECGLQLESKEKTCDYLDHRDGEFFYCIKPPNISCDALTAVQGYTSNRSHLTPMEKEIIAKSKVAVEISKTVDLVIVHQCQGRSAHLEPKCKPGVPTSFPSGYFLKGIWNPVFCNLTSFSFISQAETCLTRKMVYLLGDSTIYQWMTRFTKLMPSLKFFDIHESEWDSPSLALDVSRNIYIYWKKHGHPFLYDNYFTVKSYSYVAHEIDNVSGGPNIIVVITLGHHFRPFPLSLFIRRMLNVRQALERLLLRSPGTQVFFKTENNREKESDLETFSDFNGYIQYKIAKNIFKDLNIGMIDAWDMTNAYGSYDLHPCAEIVNNQINLFLAYICTSNK